DNA from Armatimonadia bacterium:
CGTTGTACTCGTGGTAGGGCCCCGCGTTTGGGATGCAGGGAACGAAGTGCAGCAGCGTTACCCAGTTGGCGTCAGACCGCGGGCTGTGAGGGGTCACCGGCATCCCGCTACCGGCGGCGAGTTCAGCCACTCGAAGGGTACGCAGGAATCCGCCGTCGTAGTCGAGGTCGGGCTGTAGAATGTCCACGACGTGATGGCTGACCATGTCCTTGAAGCGATACCACCCGGAGTCCTGCTCACCACCGGCGACAGGCACCCGCAGAGCCTGCGTGACGTGCTGAGTCTGGCTGTAGGCCTCCCAGGGGCAGGGCTCCTCGAACATAACCACGCCATAGTCCTCCAGCATCTGACCAATCGCCACGGCATGGGCCGCATCGTAGGAACCGTTGGCGTCGGCGTAGAGGGTGAAATCGTCGCCGAAGGTGCCTCGGGCGAGCTTGATCAGCTCCTCGCTTCGTCCGGGCGAAGCGTCGGCGTTGTCGCTCATGCGTCCGCCGATCTTCACTTTGACGGCGCGAGCCCCGGTCGCCGCCACGCGCTCCTCCAGCCACGCCACCTCCTCTAGTGGGGTCGTGTCGCGCCTCATGCTGGACAGGTACACGGGAACGGTGTCGCGTCGCTGGCCACCGAGGAGTTGCCAGACCGGCTTCCCGGCGATCCGACCCAGCAAGTCCATCACCGCGAAGTCGATCCAGCCGACGCAGCACCAGAAGGCGATCCCCGCGAGCTTGTAGTTGGACTGGTGGAGGTACACGCCCTCAACCAGATGCGCGAGGGAGCGTGCGTCCTTGCGGATGAAGTAGGGGGCCACCCGCTGCTGGAAGAGGGGGTAGAGGTAGTCGAGGCGCTCACTGGCCGGTGCGAGGCCCTCGGCTCCATCAGTCGAGCGCACCCGGACAAATCGGCTGCCCTTGCCGCGCAGGGCCTCAATCGACTCGAGGATGACGGGATCGGGAAGGTCGCTGAGCAGAGGATGCGAGGACATGGCAGGCCAGTCTCCTCACCTGAGACGGCAGAGCGACCTCCGAAAGCCGCTCTGCCGCCTTACATGTCACCGGTGTCAGTTCT
Protein-coding regions in this window:
- a CDS encoding mandelate racemase/muconate lactonizing enzyme family protein, whose product is MSSHPLLSDLPDPVILESIEALRGKGSRFVRVRSTDGAEGLAPASERLDYLYPLFQQRVAPYFIRKDARSLAHLVEGVYLHQSNYKLAGIAFWCCVGWIDFAVMDLLGRIAGKPVWQLLGGQRRDTVPVYLSSMRRDTTPLEEVAWLEERVAATGARAVKVKIGGRMSDNADASPGRSEELIKLARGTFGDDFTLYADANGSYDAAHAVAIGQMLEDYGVVMFEEPCPWEAYSQTQHVTQALRVPVAGGEQDSGWYRFKDMVSHHVVDILQPDLDYDGGFLRTLRVAELAAGSGMPVTPHSPRSDANWVTLLHFVPCIPNAGPYHEYNAAQVGRPVPCEPSMQVLNGEVAVPNGPGLGLTHDAAILKALEAY